The Maridesulfovibrio zosterae DSM 11974 genome contains a region encoding:
- a CDS encoding P-loop NTPase, which produces MKIAIASGKGGTGKTTVAVNLAAYLDSLGIGISFTDCDVEEPNAHFFLNPDLNAEKEQFLPVPKIDEDKCIGESCKKCIELCRFKSLIWMVDAVLSFSELCHACGLCELACPANAIGQGQRLIGTSVTGKTGNINFTSGLLRIGEAMSPPLIKKVKELSPNSEVNIFDCPPGTSCPVVESIEGADFAILVTEPTPFGLHDLDLAAQLMKTLDMPCGVVLNRSGMGDDRVEKYLIDNNIPLLGSLPHSRTAASKYSEGGMLYDTIPGFKDIFADIWKSIQDQVSKA; this is translated from the coding sequence ATGAAAATAGCAATTGCCAGCGGTAAAGGGGGAACAGGCAAAACGACTGTGGCGGTCAATTTGGCAGCGTACCTAGATTCACTAGGAATCGGTATAAGCTTTACTGACTGTGACGTCGAAGAGCCTAACGCCCACTTTTTTTTAAATCCTGATCTTAATGCTGAAAAAGAACAATTTCTCCCTGTACCAAAAATTGATGAAGATAAATGCATCGGTGAGTCATGCAAAAAATGTATAGAATTATGCCGATTCAAATCGTTGATCTGGATGGTTGACGCTGTGCTCAGCTTCTCAGAACTATGTCATGCCTGCGGACTCTGTGAACTGGCCTGTCCTGCAAATGCAATAGGACAAGGGCAAAGGCTAATCGGTACATCTGTCACAGGTAAAACCGGAAACATTAATTTTACAAGCGGATTACTACGCATCGGCGAAGCAATGTCACCGCCACTTATAAAAAAAGTTAAAGAACTTTCACCAAATTCAGAAGTAAATATATTTGACTGCCCCCCCGGTACATCATGCCCCGTTGTAGAATCAATTGAAGGAGCTGATTTTGCTATTCTGGTTACAGAACCTACACCATTTGGACTGCATGACCTTGATCTGGCAGCACAGCTCATGAAAACGCTCGATATGCCCTGCGGTGTAGTTCTTAACCGCTCTGGAATGGGCGATGACAGAGTCGAAAAATATTTGATTGATAATAATATTCCACTACTTGGCTCACTACCTCATAGCCGCACAGCAGCTTCTAAATATTCTGAAGGCGGAATGCTTTATGACACCATTCCAGGATTTAAAGATATTTTTGCAGACATATGGAAATCTATTCAAGATCAGGTAAGCAAGGCATAA
- a CDS encoding DUF5320 family protein, which translates to MPVINRNQTSSDEPGRGLGPCGAGQARGKSQNRGLSGNGMRQGRGMGGGRRNGMCRAGIGQTSPSLKPEKTLEERIAELEAENQSLRNELNK; encoded by the coding sequence ATGCCCGTAATTAACAGAAATCAAACAAGCTCCGACGAGCCTGGTAGAGGACTTGGACCATGTGGAGCCGGACAGGCTAGAGGAAAATCTCAAAACAGAGGTCTCAGTGGTAATGGAATGAGACAAGGACGAGGCATGGGTGGAGGACGTAGAAACGGAATGTGTCGTGCTGGTATAGGTCAAACATCTCCATCATTGAAACCAGAAAAAACTCTTGAAGAACGTATTGCTGAACTCGAAGCAGAAAATCAAAGTCTCCGCAACGAACTGAATAAATAG